From a region of the Posidoniimonas polymericola genome:
- the argH gene encoding argininosuccinate lyase: MSDKPWGGVFESATDERVEEFTESVSFDRRLYEHDIRGSIAHARMLAEVGILTADERKQIVSGLTAIGDQIAAGKFPFKRELEDVHMNIERALVEKIGDVGRKLHTGRSRNDQVSTDFRLWVRDEIDAIDKRLKILQHAFISRTEKDAGVILPGYTHLQRAQPVLANHYWLAYCEKFERDRQRLADCRKRVNQLPLGTAAMAGTTMPIDRELVAKELSFEGLVANSLDSSSDRDFAIEFAFCLSLVATHLSGWAEEWILWATIEFDFIKLPQQFCTGSSIMPQKINPDVLELIRGKTARVDGNLTSLLVLVKSLPLAYNRDLQEDKERVFDSADTVRACLELAAPLAAGADLKRESIEARLDHGYLDATTLMEHLIHQGVPQRTAHELIGKLVSAAMKRGERLSDLPVDFFKSAHELLDESVYEVLGVENAVKAFCSTGSTNPTKVEEQIAVWKDRLRD, translated from the coding sequence GTGTCTGATAAGCCTTGGGGCGGAGTCTTCGAGTCCGCCACCGACGAACGCGTGGAAGAGTTCACCGAGAGCGTGAGCTTCGATCGCCGGCTGTACGAACACGACATCCGGGGCTCGATTGCCCACGCGCGGATGCTGGCAGAAGTGGGCATCCTGACGGCGGACGAGCGGAAGCAGATTGTGTCGGGCCTGACGGCGATCGGCGACCAGATCGCGGCCGGCAAGTTCCCGTTCAAGCGGGAGCTGGAAGACGTCCACATGAACATCGAGCGGGCGTTGGTCGAGAAGATCGGCGACGTCGGCCGCAAGCTGCACACCGGCCGCAGCCGCAACGACCAGGTCAGCACCGACTTCCGGCTGTGGGTCCGCGACGAGATCGACGCCATCGACAAGCGGCTGAAGATCCTGCAGCACGCCTTTATCAGCCGCACCGAGAAGGACGCCGGCGTCATCCTGCCGGGCTACACCCACCTGCAGCGGGCCCAGCCGGTGCTCGCCAACCACTACTGGCTGGCGTACTGCGAGAAGTTTGAGCGGGACCGCCAGCGGCTGGCCGACTGCCGCAAGCGGGTCAACCAGCTGCCGCTGGGCACCGCCGCGATGGCCGGCACCACGATGCCGATCGACCGCGAGCTGGTCGCCAAGGAGCTGTCGTTCGAGGGCCTGGTGGCCAACAGCCTCGACTCTTCGAGCGACCGCGACTTCGCCATCGAGTTTGCGTTCTGCCTGTCGCTGGTCGCCACCCACCTGAGCGGGTGGGCCGAAGAGTGGATCTTGTGGGCAACCATCGAGTTCGATTTCATCAAGCTGCCGCAGCAGTTCTGCACCGGCAGCTCGATCATGCCGCAGAAGATCAACCCCGACGTGCTCGAGCTGATCCGCGGCAAGACCGCCCGGGTCGACGGCAACCTGACGTCGCTCTTGGTGCTGGTGAAGTCGCTGCCGCTGGCCTACAACCGCGACCTGCAAGAAGACAAAGAGCGGGTGTTCGACTCGGCCGACACCGTGCGCGCGTGCCTAGAGCTGGCTGCCCCGCTGGCCGCCGGAGCCGACCTGAAGCGGGAATCGATCGAGGCCCGGCTCGACCACGGCTACCTCGACGCCACCACGCTCATGGAGCACCTGATCCACCAGGGCGTGCCGCAGCGGACCGCCCACGAGCTGATCGGCAAGCTGGTCAGCGCGGCGATGAAGCGGGGCGAGCGGCTCTCGGACCTGCCGGTCGACTTCTTCAAGTCGGCCCACGAGCTGCTCGACGAGTCGGTCTACGAGGTACTCGGCGTTGAGAACGCCGTGAAAGCGTTTTGCAGCACCGGAAGCACCAACCCCACCAAGGTTGAGGAACAGATTGCCGTCTGGAAGGATCGCCTGAGAGATTAG
- a CDS encoding sigma-54 interaction domain-containing protein produces the protein MQEVYRITRQVASRKASVLLLGETGTGKELIARAIHELSDRKKKPFVRVNCGALSESLLESELFGHVRGAFTGAIENRTGRFEAAHTGTIFLDEINSTTLHLQVKLLRVLQEREFERVGDTQTIRVDTRVIAASNRDLLEESTEGRFREDLYYRLNVVPVYLPSLRERREDIPSLVGHFLNYYNEENDTYVAHISPQALEALQDYHWPGNVRELQNYVERAVVMAMGDELTVELLPAVVRGEVEPHSMAIRRFDFDSLAEQLVVEGLSQADDKSEDLHSRIVDRVEREVISQVLGQCEGVQIKAAQRLGINRNTLHKKIKDYGLEPPAGGAKTA, from the coding sequence ATGCAGGAGGTCTACCGCATCACGCGGCAGGTCGCCTCGCGGAAGGCCTCGGTGCTGCTGCTCGGCGAGACCGGCACCGGCAAGGAGCTGATCGCGCGGGCGATCCACGAGCTGAGCGACCGCAAGAAGAAGCCGTTTGTCCGTGTGAACTGCGGCGCCCTCAGCGAGAGCCTGCTAGAGAGCGAGCTGTTTGGCCACGTGCGGGGCGCCTTTACCGGGGCGATCGAGAACCGCACCGGCCGCTTCGAGGCCGCCCACACCGGCACCATCTTCCTCGATGAGATCAACAGCACCACGCTGCACCTGCAGGTCAAGCTGCTGCGGGTGCTGCAGGAGCGGGAGTTCGAGCGGGTCGGCGACACCCAGACTATCCGCGTCGACACGCGGGTGATCGCCGCCAGCAACCGCGACCTGCTGGAGGAGAGCACCGAGGGCCGCTTTCGGGAGGACCTCTACTACCGCCTGAACGTGGTGCCGGTGTACCTGCCGTCGCTCCGCGAGCGGCGCGAGGACATCCCGTCGCTCGTCGGACACTTCCTCAACTACTACAATGAAGAGAACGACACCTACGTCGCGCACATCTCGCCGCAGGCGCTCGAGGCGTTGCAGGACTACCACTGGCCCGGCAACGTACGGGAGCTGCAGAACTACGTGGAACGCGCGGTCGTGATGGCGATGGGGGACGAGCTGACGGTCGAGCTGCTGCCGGCGGTTGTCCGCGGCGAGGTCGAGCCGCACAGCATGGCGATCCGCCGTTTCGACTTCGACTCGCTGGCCGAGCAGCTCGTGGTCGAGGGCCTCAGCCAGGCCGACGACAAGAGCGAGGACCTGCACAGCCGGATCGTCGACCGGGTGGAGCGTGAGGTGATCTCCCAGGTGCTGGGACAGTGCGAGGGGGTGCAGATCAAGGCCGCCCAGCGGCTCGGGATCAACCGCAACACGCTGCACAAAAAGATCAAAGACTACGGCCTGGAACCGCCGGCGGGCGGAGCCAAGACCGCCTAG
- a CDS encoding cytochrome c biogenesis protein CcsA: MNLSETTTFCFVASYAVALSLEVVSLVRRFGWHRLLLLGFAIAGVFAHITFLTVHARGSHTPLSSPSDWASVAALSLACVYLFASFSAPRQAIGLFLLPLVLALVGVSTVASDRPIAAENASDFWGRTHGVLLVMATVSVIVGFLAGVMYLIQSWRLKQKLPSANEFRLPSLEVLEQLNSRALGVSAVLVAGGFGSGLVLTRLRHGADGASLWGDPLVISLSVMLLWLVAAELFRWLYPGARRGRKVAYLTVASFGFLVIVLASLLWTGSSHAARVEPPQPPRQLT; this comes from the coding sequence ATGAACCTCTCCGAAACGACTACGTTCTGCTTTGTCGCGAGCTACGCCGTGGCGTTGTCGCTCGAGGTAGTCAGCCTCGTGCGCCGCTTCGGCTGGCACCGTCTGCTGCTGCTCGGCTTCGCGATCGCCGGCGTGTTCGCCCACATCACGTTCCTGACGGTCCACGCGCGGGGCTCGCACACGCCGCTCTCCAGCCCGTCCGACTGGGCGTCGGTGGCGGCGTTGTCGCTGGCTTGCGTGTACTTATTTGCGTCGTTCTCGGCTCCGCGGCAGGCGATTGGCCTGTTCCTCTTGCCGCTGGTGCTGGCGTTGGTCGGCGTGTCGACCGTCGCCAGCGACCGGCCGATCGCGGCGGAGAACGCCTCGGACTTCTGGGGCCGCACGCACGGCGTGCTGCTGGTGATGGCGACCGTCTCGGTGATTGTCGGATTCCTGGCGGGCGTGATGTACCTGATCCAGAGCTGGCGGCTGAAGCAGAAGCTCCCCTCGGCCAACGAGTTCCGCCTGCCGTCGCTGGAGGTGCTCGAGCAGCTCAACTCGCGTGCGTTGGGGGTCAGCGCGGTATTGGTGGCGGGCGGGTTCGGCTCCGGCCTGGTGCTCACGCGGCTGCGTCACGGCGCGGACGGGGCCTCCCTCTGGGGGGACCCCCTCGTAATCAGTCTATCCGTCATGCTGCTGTGGTTAGTTGCCGCAGAGCTGTTCCGCTGGCTGTACCCCGGCGCGCGGCGGGGACGAAAAGTCGCCTATCTGACGGTCGCGTCGTTCGGGTTCTTGGTGATCGTGCTGGCCTCCCTGCTGTGGACCGGCAGCTCGCACGCGGCGCGTGTTGAGCCGCCCCAACCGCCACGGCAACTGACATGA
- a CDS encoding HEAT repeat domain-containing protein translates to MNLRLPISALCALAAASLLAVTPAVAQTDLDDVVPAAPSRAAGYALSNEREEPADYVRDLLVLVNLGEGELAKPLMDELAGMSLTGEQLAGLVAQFGAAKIHRLARAAELGPAADQFAGKCFEAAGAAAADPGRLSELTRQYATGDKAARRVALQGLQAAGVDGALATITALAAADDAKQQSRLREALVRMKPLSTPLVAAALDSPNAAVRQQAAWALGQMGDRASIPRLAAIAAGAQGSEPVGAAARWSLSELTGVAFSPTSAEPLLRDAIVNANAGVPARRGVPGTGAQEGGATAWIWNQDLAAGDAAVVSAGVSREDAAHLRTAELAADLWNLNQGDPDHATLAVAYRLHAEWLLDNRGVAATLPGPAAADLPAETLSQALELATEESLTGSAIAIAAELGSRRNPAVLATHDGRPSPLAAALVASHPAVRFAALEAIMQINPTSPFPGSSKVTKSLLHFASSDGESAAVVAMPKTADAATVSGRLAGIGVQAIATNIGAAVVCDAADHPDVEFVIIDTGVLRPNVREVLFQVRRLTATANLPVVLLAADGQLDRAKQIAREHERVLAFPRPHSTEATTSIAQAAREIAPAGLPTPTQRNEHAAAAAGWIERLLKDGPSFYNVRAHSSELLAAVNRSSDIASTIPSLALVGTPESQTSLLNLANQDVLPVATRDAAAAGFDQSVQKHGLLLTRQQIVGQYDRYNASETESPDTQRVLGAVLDSIESLRDESLSGETPSEEPRSNEG, encoded by the coding sequence ATGAATCTTCGGCTTCCCATTTCCGCCCTCTGTGCATTGGCAGCAGCGTCGTTGCTCGCCGTCACCCCAGCGGTTGCGCAGACCGACCTTGATGATGTCGTCCCCGCGGCGCCGAGCCGCGCCGCCGGCTACGCACTCAGCAACGAACGCGAAGAGCCCGCCGACTACGTCCGCGACCTCCTGGTGCTGGTCAACCTGGGCGAGGGCGAGCTGGCCAAGCCGTTGATGGACGAGCTGGCCGGCATGAGCCTTACCGGCGAGCAGCTGGCCGGTTTGGTCGCGCAGTTTGGCGCGGCCAAGATCCACCGCCTGGCGCGGGCCGCCGAGCTCGGCCCCGCGGCCGACCAGTTCGCGGGCAAGTGCTTCGAGGCAGCCGGCGCAGCCGCCGCCGACCCCGGGCGCCTGAGTGAGTTGACCCGACAGTACGCCACCGGCGACAAGGCCGCCCGCCGCGTCGCGCTGCAGGGCCTGCAGGCGGCCGGCGTTGACGGCGCCCTGGCGACCATCACCGCCCTGGCCGCCGCCGACGACGCGAAGCAGCAGAGCCGCCTCCGCGAGGCGCTGGTGCGGATGAAGCCGCTGTCGACCCCGCTGGTCGCCGCCGCGCTCGACTCGCCCAACGCCGCCGTGCGTCAGCAGGCCGCGTGGGCGCTCGGCCAGATGGGCGACCGCGCGTCGATCCCCCGCCTGGCCGCGATCGCCGCGGGCGCTCAGGGCAGCGAGCCGGTTGGCGCCGCCGCCCGGTGGTCGCTCAGCGAGCTGACCGGCGTGGCGTTCTCGCCCACTAGCGCCGAGCCGCTGCTCCGCGACGCCATCGTTAACGCCAACGCCGGCGTGCCTGCCCGCCGCGGTGTCCCGGGAACCGGGGCCCAGGAGGGCGGCGCCACCGCGTGGATCTGGAACCAAGACCTCGCCGCGGGAGACGCCGCCGTTGTGTCGGCGGGCGTCTCGCGTGAGGACGCGGCGCACCTCCGCACCGCGGAGCTCGCCGCCGACCTGTGGAACCTGAATCAGGGCGATCCCGACCACGCCACGCTGGCGGTGGCCTACCGGCTGCACGCCGAGTGGCTGCTGGACAACCGTGGCGTCGCCGCGACGCTGCCCGGCCCCGCCGCTGCCGATCTGCCTGCGGAGACGCTTAGTCAGGCGCTCGAGCTGGCGACCGAAGAATCGCTCACCGGGTCGGCAATCGCGATCGCCGCCGAGCTGGGCAGCCGCCGCAACCCCGCGGTGCTCGCCACGCACGACGGACGCCCGTCGCCGCTGGCGGCGGCGCTGGTGGCGTCGCACCCGGCGGTCCGCTTCGCCGCTCTCGAGGCGATAATGCAGATCAACCCGACGAGCCCGTTCCCGGGCAGCAGCAAGGTAACTAAGTCGCTCTTGCACTTTGCCAGCAGCGACGGCGAGTCCGCGGCGGTTGTCGCCATGCCCAAGACCGCCGACGCCGCGACCGTCAGCGGGCGGCTGGCGGGCATCGGCGTGCAGGCGATCGCCACGAATATCGGGGCCGCCGTGGTGTGCGACGCCGCCGACCACCCCGATGTCGAGTTCGTGATCATCGACACCGGCGTGCTGCGTCCGAACGTCCGTGAGGTGCTGTTCCAGGTCCGCCGCCTGACCGCCACCGCTAACCTGCCGGTGGTGCTGCTGGCCGCCGACGGCCAGCTCGACCGCGCTAAGCAGATCGCCCGCGAGCACGAACGGGTGCTCGCCTTCCCGCGGCCTCACAGCACCGAAGCGACCACCTCGATCGCGCAGGCGGCGCGCGAGATCGCCCCCGCCGGGCTGCCGACGCCCACCCAGCGGAACGAGCACGCCGCGGCCGCCGCCGGCTGGATCGAGCGGCTGCTGAAGGACGGCCCGAGCTTCTACAACGTGCGGGCCCACTCGTCCGAACTGCTGGCCGCGGTGAACCGGTCGTCCGACATCGCGTCGACCATCCCGTCGCTGGCGCTGGTCGGCACACCGGAGAGCCAGACCTCGCTGCTCAACCTGGCCAATCAGGACGTGCTGCCGGTCGCCACCCGCGACGCGGCGGCCGCCGGCTTCGACCAGAGCGTGCAGAAGCACGGCCTGCTGCTCACCCGGCAGCAGATCGTCGGCCAGTACGACCGCTACAACGCCAGCGAGACCGAGTCGCCCGACACCCAACGGGTGCTCGGCGCGGTGCTCGACTCGATCGAATCACTGCGTGACGAATCACTGAGCGGCGAAACTCCCAGCGAAGAACCTCGCAGCAACGAGGGGTAA